Within the Limnothrix sp. FACHB-406 genome, the region GCCGGATCTGAGCGATCCGAACTTGCGCCTGAAGCTGGCCAAGGGCATGGGTCACAACTACTACGGTGAACCCGCTTGGCCGAACGATTTGCTCTATGTGTTCCCGGTGGTGATCCTGGGAACCTTCGCCCTGATGGTGGGTCTGGCTGTGCTGGATCCGGCGATCGTGGGTGAACCGGCGGATCCGTTTGCCACGCCGCTGGAAATTCTGCCGGAGTGGTACCTGTATCCGGTGTTCCAAATCCTGCGGATTCTGCCGAACAAGCTGTTGGGTATCGCCTGCATGGGCGGCATTCCTCTGGGCTTGATGCTGGTTCCGTTCATTGAGAACGTGAACAAGTTCCAAAACCCCTTCCGTCGTCCGGTGGCCATGGCTTCGTTCCTGTTTGGAACTGCCTTTGCCATCTGGTTGGGTATCGGCGCAATCATGCCGATCGACAAGTCCCTGACCTTGGGCCTGTTCTAAGGCAGCGGGTTTGCTGGACAACTGCTGAAACTGATTGCGGCGATTAGTTGCTATCAGTTGCCATTGATATCAAACGGGGCGATCGATTCAGTTCGATCGCCCCGTTTTGATTGGGTTCTTGATTGGATTCTTGATTGAATTTTTGCTTGGTTTGAGCTTTCTGTTTAGTTTCATCTTTCTATTGCTGGCTTAAGCTCAAGTGCCGAATTGCCTATTTTGGTTGTTGTATTCCGTTTTTGTATTCTAAAGATCTTGTCTTGAGCTTAGCAAACTGATAGGCGGCTTTTGTTTTGCGGAGCTAATTGAGAATTCCCTGATTTTTAGACCGTTTTTGAGCAAATTCGATTGACTTTCCCTGGGGGCATGAGTATCATCTTGCTCAATAAATCCTAAAAGCCGATCGGAATACCGGGGTTTATAAAAAACAGCCTGCCCCCCTTCAGCCAAGCACCATGCGATTGTCTCTCCTCCAATCCCTGCAAGCTCTCCGCTCACAGCTCGACCCCCTGAACTCAAAGGCCCAGCGCCTTGGCCGCCGCACAGCCCTGCGATCGATCGCCCTGGCCGTGGCCAGCGGACTCAGTGTTTTGGCACTGTCGCCCACCAGCACCAATGCGGCGAGCGCACGCCTAGGCAATCCGTCTCCCCAAAATCAGCCGTTACAAATTAGCCAGAACAAGCCTGTAGAAATTACCTTGGTGACCTATGCCGTTACCAGAGCTGCCTACGACAAAATCATTCCGTTGTTCGTGGAGAAATGGAAACGCGAACAGGGACAAGATGTTGTTGTTAACGCCAGCTATGGTGGCTCCGGATCCCAAACGCGCGCGGTTTTGGATGGTCTAGAAGCGGACGTGGTGGCGTTGGCCTTGGCCGCAGACACCAAGCGCCTCGAAAAGGGTGGATTAATTAACCCCGGTTGGGAAAGTGAAGCGCCCAATAATGCGATCGTGACGCGATCGGTGATTGCGTTCGTCACCCGTCAGGGCAATCCCAAGGCTGTGCGAAATTGGCCAGACTTGCTGAAGCCTGAAGTCAGTATCATTACCGCCAATCCCAAAACTTCCGGGGTGGCTCGTTGGAATTTCCTGGGTCTTTGGGGTTCAGTTACCCATACCGGTGGTAGCGAAGAGCAAGCCTTGGACTACGTGCGGCAGGTTTATCGCAAGGTGCCGGTGCTGCCCAAGGATGCCCGTGAGTCATCGGATGTGTTTTTCCGAGCCAACCAAGGCGATGTGTTGCTGAACTATGAAAACGAAGTGATTTTGGCCGGGCTGCAAGGTCAACAATCCCTGTTTTATGTGGTTCCGCAAACCAACATTTCGATCGAGGGGCCCGTTGCCGTCGTTGACAAAATTGTTGACCGTCGTGGCACTCGGGCGGTGTCGGAAGCTTTCGTGAAATTCCTATTCACGCCAGAAGCCCAACGCGAATTTGCCAAATTTGGCTTCCGTCCTGTGGAGCCTAGTGTTGTCCGTGAGTTTGAAAACAAATTCCCCAAGGTGAACAAACTCTACACGGTCAATGACTTTGGTGGATGGGATGCCGTCAACAAAAAGTTCTTTGATGAGGGTGCAGTCTTCGACCAAATCTATACCAACCGCTAGTGAAAGATGCTTTTGAGCAACATCAAAAGTAATTAACTTTCTGGAGTGGCTTGACTAGTTTGTTGAAGAATGTCGAGGTTAACTCAAAGGCAGTTTTTGCAAGTTCACGAAAATGAGTGAATTTGCGAAGGCAGCCTTTCCTTGTAAGCAAAGACGTTAACCTCGAATGACTTCTCTGATGATGTTGTGTGGTTTTGTTTGCCTTCATTGCTTGCCTCTAGTGAATTATCTCGTCAATTGACGTGACGCTTCCTTCCTCGCTCCCTAATCGTGGCTTTACCTAAACTGTTTCCTTCATTACCGAATTTGGACTCTCTGGCTTTTGAACGAAAGACCGGAGAGTTTCAGCCCTCGATCGAGGTCGATTTGGCGGCGAATCCTGATGACGATTCCCCCGAGGCGATCGCTTGGTTGCATGTTTTAGAAAGTCCGGTTCCGCAATCGAAGGGTTTGTTTTGGGGCACGATGGCGTTGGCATTGGGTCTGCATCTTGTGCTCGGCTTCATTTCCACTGGAGATGAGGCAAAAGCACCGCCCACCAATCCTCAAGAGAAAAAGGTGCGCATCGTGCAGTTGCCCATGCCGGGCCAGCCGATCGCAAAGGCAGCCCCCCTGACACCGGCACGACCCACACCGCCCGCGCGATCGCCCATTCAACGACCGGCCATTAGCCGCCCTATTTCACGTCCAGCCCAGCGACCGATCGTGCAGCGGCCTCGCCAAACCCCGCCACCCGCGACGACCCCGCCTGCCACCACTGCACCCGCGACCACTGCACCCGCGACCACCGCCCCACCCGCCACCGGAGCCAACCCCTGGCAAGACTTTCCACAATATCCAGGGGCAAAACCAGGCTGCTTTAATTTGCAGTCTTGCCTCAGTACGGGCAAATCCTTGGCGGAAGTGTCGCAATTTTTCCAAAAGGAATTGGCGGCTCGCAAGTATTCAGTTCAACCGGCTAATGGCAGTGCCAACGGCGGGATTGTTTTGCAGGTTTCCCGTGATGGGTTAACGCAATTTTTGAGCATTTTGAATGCGGAGGAATTGGGGGCAATTTATGTTTTGTCAGAGCAGCCTGTTGGCTTGGGAGATTTGACCAAGGCGATCGAAGTGCCAAACGAAATCTACAGCGTGCTGAGTGGTTTGGCGGCAGAGGATGCAACCGCCGCTCAGTTTGCTCAACCCAATGATTTCTTCCCGGCTGGCACGGTTCGATCGGAAATTGCTGCCATGAAGTTTGTGGCTGGCGAAGATCCCACGACGTTCTTTGATGCCTATTTCCGCACCAACCTGGTCAACAACGGCTTTGATCCCCAAGAAACCAATCAGCAATATGGCGGCGGTTTTGTTTATCGCGTGAAAAAAGCCAGCTTGGTGCTTTACCTCAACCTAGTGCCCACGGCTGACAACAGCGGCACGATCGTGGTTGTTTGGCGGGTTGCACCTCAATGAGACATTAACCCAGCCGCACAAAACCAGAATTGACTTGGGCGATCGCCTGTTTAATTTCCAATGATCAACTTCCACAAAATATGGATTCA harbors:
- the petD gene encoding cytochrome b6-f complex subunit IV, which encodes MSILKKPDLSDPNLRLKLAKGMGHNYYGEPAWPNDLLYVFPVVILGTFALMVGLAVLDPAIVGEPADPFATPLEILPEWYLYPVFQILRILPNKLLGIACMGGIPLGLMLVPFIENVNKFQNPFRRPVAMASFLFGTAFAIWLGIGAIMPIDKSLTLGLF
- a CDS encoding sulfate ABC transporter substrate-binding protein; protein product: MRLSLLQSLQALRSQLDPLNSKAQRLGRRTALRSIALAVASGLSVLALSPTSTNAASARLGNPSPQNQPLQISQNKPVEITLVTYAVTRAAYDKIIPLFVEKWKREQGQDVVVNASYGGSGSQTRAVLDGLEADVVALALAADTKRLEKGGLINPGWESEAPNNAIVTRSVIAFVTRQGNPKAVRNWPDLLKPEVSIITANPKTSGVARWNFLGLWGSVTHTGGSEEQALDYVRQVYRKVPVLPKDARESSDVFFRANQGDVLLNYENEVILAGLQGQQSLFYVVPQTNISIEGPVAVVDKIVDRRGTRAVSEAFVKFLFTPEAQREFAKFGFRPVEPSVVREFENKFPKVNKLYTVNDFGGWDAVNKKFFDEGAVFDQIYTNR